A genomic segment from Haloarcula limicola encodes:
- a CDS encoding DUF4864 domain-containing protein, whose product MASAGWLPSVALVALVCLAGCGSLFDGGAGSTTAGVTPAPVPDVETSTARAPAVDANGRALAGGMNAETGPNGTTITTERTLAQPRYLSLRPNCKRPPGLVVHIQVNALRNNDPATDEGINTTWQFAAPSNREAIGSYADFVEIVTDQYRPLLNASTVTYEALERRGGRASQRVVVSDGNGTAAYTWYLELQTIQTTEPYGGCWMTTGVVAE is encoded by the coding sequence ATGGCATCCGCTGGCTGGCTCCCGTCGGTCGCTCTCGTCGCCCTCGTCTGCTTAGCCGGGTGCGGGTCGCTGTTCGACGGGGGCGCGGGCTCGACGACGGCGGGCGTGACGCCAGCGCCGGTTCCGGACGTCGAAACCTCGACGGCCCGCGCGCCCGCGGTTGACGCCAACGGACGAGCGTTGGCCGGGGGCATGAACGCGGAGACGGGGCCGAACGGAACGACGATCACGACCGAGCGCACCCTCGCACAGCCCCGCTATCTCTCGCTCCGTCCGAACTGTAAGCGCCCGCCCGGACTGGTCGTCCACATCCAGGTCAACGCGCTCCGGAACAACGACCCGGCGACCGACGAGGGGATCAACACGACGTGGCAGTTCGCAGCGCCGTCGAACCGAGAGGCTATCGGTTCGTACGCGGACTTCGTCGAGATCGTCACCGACCAGTATCGCCCGCTACTGAACGCGTCGACGGTCACCTACGAGGCGCTCGAACGGCGGGGCGGCCGCGCCTCTCAGCGCGTCGTCGTGAGCGACGGAAACGGGACGGCGGCGTACACGTGGTACCTCGAACTCCAGACGATCCAGACGACGGAGCCGTACGGCGGCTGTTGGATGACGACCGGCGTCGTCGCCGAGTGA
- a CDS encoding glycoside hydrolase family 88 protein: MSINASGERSGGDEYRRALAALCHRVGTTLDATGERFPYVYDRENDAWETTEDGNWCGGHWIGLLWRAAAFAEGQASMDSERFERAARDHTEMMRTYMPRDSMFCGMNFLYAGFRGYDHSGDRGLFGLGLEGADAMRAAFHEGARQIPLGKLAIEGPEQFRGPDSEHGPPGDRIGAVDNLYTAVSVLWRAYEETDDPRFRDTAVSHADRHLDWYVRPDGKTWHHAVFDESGALERQYNELAHGDDTCWARGQAWSVAGLANAYRATGAARYRRALESHVGYYREHAPADGVPRWDFEVPNPDEEPRDTSAAAIAAYGLLSFLPESDDAVADLRAFGRDILDSLVGNYLVTDSEDDAYGRVTQGCFNRPGDYAVDTELVWTNYYLAETLVTVLEP; the protein is encoded by the coding sequence ATGTCAATAAACGCCAGCGGCGAGCGAAGCGGCGGCGACGAGTACCGTCGCGCGCTGGCGGCACTGTGTCACCGCGTCGGGACGACGCTCGACGCCACGGGCGAGCGGTTTCCCTACGTCTACGACCGAGAGAACGACGCGTGGGAGACGACGGAAGACGGAAACTGGTGCGGCGGTCACTGGATCGGCCTGCTCTGGCGCGCCGCGGCGTTCGCCGAAGGCCAGGCTTCGATGGACAGCGAGCGGTTCGAGCGGGCCGCACGCGACCACACCGAGATGATGCGGACGTACATGCCGCGAGACTCCATGTTCTGCGGGATGAACTTCCTGTACGCCGGCTTCCGCGGCTACGACCACAGCGGCGACCGAGGGTTGTTCGGTCTCGGGCTGGAAGGAGCCGACGCGATGCGAGCGGCGTTTCACGAGGGCGCGCGCCAGATACCCCTCGGGAAGCTAGCCATCGAAGGCCCGGAACAGTTCCGCGGTCCCGACTCCGAGCACGGGCCGCCGGGTGACCGCATCGGCGCGGTGGATAACCTCTACACGGCGGTATCAGTACTGTGGCGCGCCTACGAAGAAACCGACGACCCGCGCTTTCGCGACACCGCGGTCTCCCACGCCGACCGGCACCTCGACTGGTACGTCCGCCCGGACGGGAAGACGTGGCACCACGCCGTCTTCGACGAGTCCGGGGCGCTCGAACGACAGTACAACGAACTGGCCCACGGCGACGACACCTGCTGGGCGCGCGGACAGGCCTGGAGCGTCGCCGGCCTCGCAAACGCCTACCGAGCGACCGGCGCGGCCCGCTATCGCCGCGCCCTCGAATCGCACGTCGGGTACTACCGCGAGCACGCGCCGGCCGACGGCGTCCCCCGTTGGGACTTCGAAGTACCGAATCCGGACGAGGAACCCAGAGACACCAGCGCGGCGGCGATCGCGGCGTACGGTCTCCTCTCGTTTCTCCCGGAGAGCGACGACGCCGTCGCCGACCTCCGCGCGTTCGGGCGGGATATACTCGATTCGCTCGTGGGAAATTATCTGGTTACGGACTCGGAAGACGACGCCTACGGGCGCGTCACGCAGGGCTGTTTCAACCGGCCCGGTGACTACGCCGTCGACACCGAACTCGTCTGGACGAACTACTACCTGGCCGAGACGCTGGTGACGGTACTGGAGCCATGA
- a CDS encoding AMP-binding protein, producing the protein MSSPWTGYELPAEPESYEELVEGFDWRIPSTYNVADHVLSGDREAVALRHVPETDGGDTHDGDGEPASVRTLSYGDLAAASTALAGRFRRAGIEAGDRVAVCLPQCPELVVSHLAVLRLGGVVVPASMLLGDEAVAHLLKHSDAAALVVDERRWEAADGVRDAAPEATVPVRVDGGDGPLGGLSAFVENREWAADSSIVETAPDDPAFVLYTSGTSSDPKGVVQGHQYLLGSLPGYHCWFGLFEAKAARAARVWTPSEWAWAGALFDVVFPTLALGGTVVSSVRRSGFDPEAALSVAGAQSVTHTFLPPTALRAIRRETDPSPADLPDLDTVMCGGEHLPPALADWAEERLGATVNESYGQTEANALVGECKRVSPGTDDGLGRPYPGHEVRVVDESGAAVPIGEIGEIAVAHPDPVVMREYLDDPAATAAVLDGDLLWTGDVGRFRDDGTLVHLGRADDLVLSAGYRVSPLEVEAALEAHPAVAGALVGSEPDPKRGERVVATVVPVESAAGDDDLSAELQSFVAKRLGKHKRPRRVEFVDALPTTRTDKTDRSGGSDEPDCSGPVDGRD; encoded by the coding sequence ATGAGCAGCCCCTGGACCGGCTACGAGCTGCCGGCCGAGCCGGAGAGCTACGAGGAACTGGTCGAGGGGTTCGACTGGCGGATTCCATCGACCTACAACGTCGCGGACCACGTTCTGTCGGGCGATCGCGAGGCCGTCGCGCTGCGACACGTCCCGGAAACCGACGGTGGCGACACCCACGACGGCGACGGGGAGCCGGCATCGGTCCGCACGCTCAGCTACGGCGACCTGGCGGCAGCGTCGACGGCACTCGCGGGCCGATTTCGTCGTGCCGGAATCGAGGCGGGCGACCGCGTCGCCGTCTGTCTGCCGCAGTGTCCGGAACTCGTCGTGAGCCACCTCGCCGTCCTCCGACTCGGCGGCGTCGTCGTCCCGGCGTCCATGCTGCTCGGCGACGAGGCGGTCGCTCACCTGCTGAAACACAGCGATGCGGCAGCACTCGTCGTGGACGAGCGACGGTGGGAAGCGGCCGATGGCGTTCGAGACGCGGCTCCCGAGGCGACGGTGCCCGTGCGTGTCGACGGCGGCGACGGTCCGCTGGGCGGGTTGAGTGCGTTCGTCGAGAACCGGGAGTGGGCGGCCGACTCGTCGATCGTCGAGACCGCGCCCGACGACCCCGCGTTCGTCCTGTACACGTCGGGGACGTCGAGCGACCCGAAGGGCGTGGTACAGGGCCATCAGTACCTGCTCGGGTCGCTGCCGGGCTATCACTGCTGGTTCGGCCTGTTCGAGGCGAAAGCGGCCCGCGCCGCTCGCGTCTGGACGCCCTCGGAGTGGGCGTGGGCGGGCGCGCTGTTCGACGTGGTGTTCCCGACGCTCGCCCTCGGCGGCACCGTCGTCTCGTCAGTGAGACGGAGCGGGTTCGATCCCGAAGCGGCGCTCTCGGTCGCGGGAGCGCAGTCGGTGACCCACACCTTCCTGCCGCCGACGGCGCTGCGGGCGATACGCCGAGAGACGGACCCGTCGCCGGCGGACCTTCCCGACCTCGATACGGTGATGTGCGGCGGGGAGCACCTGCCGCCGGCGCTCGCCGACTGGGCCGAGGAGCGCCTCGGCGCGACGGTCAACGAGTCGTACGGCCAGACCGAGGCCAACGCGCTGGTCGGCGAGTGCAAGCGCGTCTCTCCCGGCACCGACGACGGGCTCGGACGACCCTATCCCGGCCACGAGGTACGCGTCGTCGACGAGTCGGGCGCGGCGGTGCCGATCGGCGAAATCGGCGAGATCGCCGTCGCGCACCCCGACCCCGTGGTCATGCGGGAATACCTCGACGACCCGGCGGCGACCGCGGCCGTTCTCGACGGCGACCTATTGTGGACTGGCGACGTGGGCCGATTTCGCGACGACGGGACGCTCGTCCACCTCGGTCGAGCGGACGACCTCGTTCTCAGCGCGGGCTACCGCGTCAGTCCGCTCGAAGTCGAGGCCGCCCTGGAAGCGCATCCCGCCGTCGCGGGCGCACTCGTCGGGAGCGAACCCGACCCGAAGCGGGGCGAGCGAGTCGTCGCCACCGTGGTTCCGGTAGAGAGTGCGGCGGGAGACGACGACCTCTCGGCCGAACTGCAGTCGTTCGTCGCGAAGAGATTGGGAAAGCACAAGCGTCCCCGGCGAGTCGAGTTCGTCGACGCGCTGCCGACCACCAGAACCGACAAGACCGACCGCTCCGGCGGGAGCGACGAACCCGACTGCTCCGGTCCGGTCGACGGCCGAGACTGA
- a CDS encoding AAA domain-containing protein — MSLLFDHVIGEFELGEATLHAATEAELDEGGPVVPARPVAEFADNHTGLSHPDEEWTCIPLHGDDSAIPAGSFVAFTDHSIHGPIFVFERGGERDFVEADDFGATRLADRIRFWHSDFVPETYPPTYDSPIDDSEPPRNPTDGTLVEDLLEHVERERTATRDENRERTVRQSPAAIYDGGGDAVPELRSVGADGDGEYRFRVELPERLENRRDGDWAYFVESEFGVYEGNEVLVHRVDGSDDRDDPFPIEATVKRIRGLNLWVTVDWADVDGATNAGNELSNGDGTYGLTALLNPVPFDRERDAIEELRDHPFRAVLAGERPITFTNGAAARSDPFDDELNQEQQLAVEHALLADDLLCIHGPPGTGKTRTLVEIVRRAAQSGESVLVCADSNQAVDNLLAGSSTAGDPDPRSLHAYGQHGTEEFTLDRLNAEKSANAVVSRSYADVPGRAEVVAATNNSAATLAREFDLLVLDEATQSTCTASCIPLARANRVVLAGDHRQLPPYSASEEPPESSYGHSLFEHLYADGGVYDGVGLQLQTQYRMHRDIAYFSNRRFYERTLRNGRSIDALPDRPAIEGYNVGGRVETVEHSKANPTEARLVAHVVSELLEDVPANEIGVITPYTAQVARIREVLGDAVAPADCITVDTIDSFQGGERTAIVLSLVRSNADGDVGFLGRPTDGPRRLNVALTRAKRYCAIVADWHTLRYDADGKCTALYDEFYQFFENTDRLNAVDPEFIPI; from the coding sequence ATGTCGCTCCTGTTCGACCACGTCATCGGGGAGTTCGAACTCGGCGAAGCCACGCTACACGCGGCTACCGAGGCCGAACTCGACGAGGGCGGTCCGGTCGTCCCCGCGCGTCCCGTCGCCGAGTTCGCTGACAACCACACGGGCCTCTCTCATCCCGACGAGGAGTGGACGTGTATCCCCCTCCACGGCGACGATTCGGCGATCCCCGCGGGGTCGTTCGTGGCCTTCACCGATCACTCGATACACGGCCCGATCTTCGTCTTCGAACGCGGTGGGGAACGGGACTTCGTCGAGGCCGACGACTTCGGTGCGACGCGGCTGGCCGACCGCATCCGCTTCTGGCACTCCGATTTCGTGCCGGAGACGTACCCGCCGACGTACGACTCCCCGATAGACGACAGCGAACCGCCGCGGAACCCGACCGACGGAACGCTCGTCGAGGACTTGCTCGAACACGTCGAGCGCGAACGCACGGCGACCCGAGACGAGAACCGAGAACGAACGGTGCGTCAGTCGCCGGCGGCCATCTACGACGGCGGCGGCGACGCCGTGCCCGAACTCCGCTCGGTCGGTGCCGACGGTGACGGCGAGTACCGGTTCCGAGTCGAACTTCCCGAACGTCTCGAAAACCGCCGCGACGGCGACTGGGCGTACTTCGTCGAGTCGGAGTTCGGCGTCTACGAGGGCAACGAGGTTCTGGTTCACCGCGTCGACGGGTCCGACGACCGTGACGACCCCTTCCCTATCGAGGCGACGGTGAAGCGGATCCGGGGACTGAACCTCTGGGTGACCGTCGACTGGGCCGACGTGGACGGGGCGACCAACGCGGGGAACGAACTCTCGAACGGCGACGGGACGTACGGCCTCACGGCGCTGTTGAACCCGGTCCCGTTCGACCGCGAGCGAGACGCGATCGAGGAGCTGCGGGACCACCCGTTCCGGGCCGTATTGGCCGGCGAGCGCCCGATCACGTTCACCAACGGCGCGGCCGCCCGAAGCGACCCCTTCGACGACGAACTGAACCAGGAACAGCAACTGGCGGTCGAACACGCGCTGCTGGCCGACGACCTGCTGTGTATCCACGGGCCGCCCGGAACGGGGAAGACGCGCACGCTCGTCGAGATCGTCCGCCGCGCCGCCCAGTCCGGCGAGAGCGTTCTCGTCTGTGCCGATTCGAACCAGGCCGTCGACAACCTCCTCGCCGGGTCCTCGACGGCCGGCGACCCGGACCCGCGGTCGCTGCACGCTTACGGGCAGCACGGTACCGAGGAGTTCACGCTCGATCGACTGAACGCGGAGAAGTCGGCGAACGCCGTCGTCTCGCGTAGCTACGCCGACGTTCCCGGGCGAGCCGAGGTCGTCGCGGCGACGAACAACAGCGCCGCGACGCTCGCCCGGGAGTTCGATCTCCTCGTCCTCGACGAGGCGACCCAGTCGACCTGTACGGCGTCGTGCATCCCGCTGGCTCGGGCGAATCGCGTCGTCCTCGCGGGGGACCACCGCCAGCTCCCGCCGTACAGCGCCAGCGAGGAGCCGCCGGAATCCAGTTACGGCCACTCGCTGTTCGAACACCTCTACGCCGACGGCGGCGTCTACGACGGCGTCGGCCTCCAGTTACAGACCCAGTACCGGATGCATCGAGACATCGCGTACTTCTCGAACCGGCGGTTCTACGAGCGGACGCTACGCAACGGCCGCAGTATCGACGCGCTGCCCGACAGACCGGCGATCGAGGGGTACAACGTCGGCGGCCGCGTCGAGACGGTCGAGCACTCGAAGGCGAATCCGACCGAGGCTCGCCTCGTCGCGCACGTCGTGAGCGAGTTACTGGAAGACGTCCCGGCCAACGAGATCGGCGTCATCACGCCTTACACCGCACAGGTGGCTCGAATTCGCGAGGTGCTCGGCGACGCCGTCGCCCCCGCCGACTGCATCACGGTCGACACCATCGACTCCTTTCAGGGCGGGGAGCGAACCGCTATCGTTCTCTCGCTCGTCCGGAGCAACGCCGACGGCGACGTCGGCTTTCTGGGTCGACCGACGGACGGCCCGCGTCGCTTGAACGTCGCGCTCACGCGCGCGAAACGCTACTGCGCCATCGTCGCCGACTGGCACACGCTTCGATACGACGCCGACGGGAAGTGTACGGCCCTCTACGACGAGTTCTACCAGTTCTTCGAGAACACCGACCGGCTGAACGCCGTCGACCCTGAGTTTATCCCGATTTAG
- a CDS encoding extracellular solute-binding protein, producing the protein MPIDNTRRKFIKATGVGILGGLAGCTRGGDGSSGGGSTGDGSGNGSTGGSSDDLAIPLSKYDADIDWKQFDGDQINIGAVQHPWVDAIKPAIPVFEELTGIDVQWNILPEQQFRTKRQTDVSTGAGQFDVFFMDQVVNQFRDEGWLQPLDPYFDDGSLYDEGWYKPDDLFEASRWQAHGGGYSDNWTGLPITVEVQTQFYRKDLYDKHGLEVAETWAQHRENAKVIHENESDIVGTAGRGQKGYGMNIYILNTLLRQKGTKLWTEFPTDSGLDTQGVIEAADWYSKLLQDYGPEGASTQTWSDVQATMAEGNTGHIVADANMFWGGLTNDESNVADTVRIAKVPKPEGGELNPNAFNWQISTSKNASNSEQAFLFMLWATSQPTDLWMHTESSGVFSVRQSVWENEDYRSKVGEDYAQISLESLQVAAPDPFDRKYPEWGQRYSEELQRTIAGQKSAEEAMTQAAKVAEDIYSG; encoded by the coding sequence ATGCCAATTGACAATACCAGGCGGAAGTTCATCAAAGCGACAGGTGTGGGGATACTCGGCGGCCTCGCCGGGTGTACGCGAGGTGGCGACGGTTCGAGTGGCGGTGGATCGACCGGCGACGGTTCGGGCAACGGGTCCACCGGTGGCAGTTCAGACGACCTCGCGATTCCCCTGAGCAAGTACGACGCGGACATCGACTGGAAGCAGTTCGACGGTGACCAGATCAACATCGGTGCCGTCCAGCACCCGTGGGTGGACGCCATCAAGCCCGCGATCCCAGTGTTCGAGGAACTCACGGGAATCGACGTCCAGTGGAATATCCTGCCCGAACAGCAGTTCCGGACCAAGCGACAGACCGACGTGAGCACCGGAGCCGGGCAGTTCGACGTCTTCTTCATGGACCAGGTCGTCAACCAGTTCCGCGACGAGGGGTGGCTTCAGCCTCTCGACCCGTACTTCGACGACGGCAGCCTCTACGACGAGGGCTGGTACAAACCCGACGACCTCTTCGAGGCGTCCCGGTGGCAGGCCCACGGCGGCGGCTACAGCGACAACTGGACCGGACTGCCGATCACGGTCGAGGTCCAGACCCAGTTCTACCGGAAGGACCTCTACGACAAGCACGGTCTCGAGGTCGCCGAAACGTGGGCGCAGCATCGAGAGAACGCGAAGGTCATCCACGAGAACGAGTCCGACATCGTCGGTACGGCCGGCCGCGGGCAGAAGGGCTACGGGATGAACATCTACATCCTGAACACGCTGCTCCGACAGAAGGGGACCAAGCTCTGGACCGAGTTCCCGACCGACTCCGGTCTCGACACCCAGGGCGTCATCGAAGCGGCGGACTGGTACAGCAAACTGCTCCAGGACTACGGTCCGGAAGGCGCGTCGACCCAGACGTGGTCGGACGTCCAAGCGACGATGGCGGAGGGCAATACTGGACACATCGTCGCCGACGCCAACATGTTCTGGGGCGGGCTGACCAACGACGAGTCGAACGTCGCCGACACCGTCCGAATCGCGAAGGTGCCCAAGCCGGAGGGCGGCGAGCTCAACCCGAACGCGTTCAACTGGCAGATCTCCACCTCGAAGAACGCCTCGAACTCCGAGCAGGCGTTCCTGTTCATGCTGTGGGCGACCTCCCAGCCGACCGACCTCTGGATGCACACGGAGAGCAGCGGCGTGTTCTCGGTGCGTCAGTCCGTCTGGGAGAACGAGGACTACCGCTCGAAAGTCGGCGAGGACTACGCGCAGATCTCGCTCGAATCGCTGCAGGTCGCAGCGCCGGACCCGTTCGACCGGAAGTACCCCGAGTGGGGCCAGCGCTACTCCGAGGAACTGCAGCGCACCATCGCCGGGCAGAAGTCCGCCGAGGAGGCGATGACTCAGGCGGCGAAAGTCGCCGAAGACATCTACAGCGGATAA
- a CDS encoding class I fructose-bisphosphate aldolase, giving the protein MSTETLLDTPSGNAVVVALDHGLSLGAPDGFKNPIETIDKVLAGEPDGVLVGPHMARHYQDRFAEADVDIVLTADVVTWSTSPGRDHDKDLWTPAFDAEFLAELDPVGVKTVLVFGRDDTETFRRNVEYIAELAEDLRGTGIPLVVEPVMWGRRVPDKLETDVEFVEDAMRMGWEFGADILKAPYTGSVETFEPLVENSPVPVMILGGPATGTTRAMLESVEGAMESGARGLMIGRTIWKSDDPERTVSALNEIVHEGASVEEVWDEAEQAAIASGRET; this is encoded by the coding sequence ATGAGTACAGAGACCCTCCTCGACACGCCGTCGGGGAACGCAGTCGTCGTAGCGCTAGATCACGGACTCAGCCTCGGTGCGCCCGACGGATTCAAGAACCCGATAGAGACTATCGACAAGGTCCTCGCGGGCGAACCGGACGGCGTCCTCGTCGGGCCGCACATGGCCCGTCACTACCAGGACCGCTTCGCGGAGGCTGACGTCGACATCGTCCTCACCGCGGACGTCGTGACGTGGTCGACCAGCCCAGGCCGAGACCACGATAAGGACCTCTGGACGCCGGCGTTCGACGCCGAGTTCCTCGCGGAACTCGACCCCGTCGGCGTCAAGACGGTGCTCGTGTTCGGCCGTGACGACACCGAGACGTTCCGCCGGAACGTCGAGTACATCGCCGAGCTCGCCGAGGACCTCCGCGGGACCGGCATCCCGCTGGTCGTCGAGCCGGTCATGTGGGGCCGACGCGTCCCGGACAAGCTGGAGACGGACGTAGAGTTCGTCGAAGACGCGATGCGAATGGGCTGGGAGTTCGGCGCGGACATCCTCAAAGCGCCCTACACCGGCAGCGTCGAGACGTTCGAGCCGCTCGTCGAGAACTCGCCGGTCCCCGTGATGATTCTCGGCGGCCCGGCCACCGGCACCACCCGCGCGATGCTGGAATCCGTCGAGGGAGCCATGGAATCCGGTGCCCGCGGCCTGATGATCGGTCGGACGATCTGGAAGTCCGACGATCCGGAACGGACGGTCTCCGCGCTCAACGAGATCGTCCACGAGGGCGCGTCCGTCGAGGAAGTGTGGGACGAAGCGGAGCAGGCGGCCATCGCGAGCGGGCGAGAAACGTAA
- the glpR gene encoding HTH-type transcriptional regulator GlpR has protein sequence MTTPEERRRSITELVTKHGGLSVEELATRLDVSESTIRRDLRDLAERNLVERTHGGVVPMTNVGIERSFNRRLIQHLERKQAIADRAVEEISEGHVVYFDAGTTTMQVAKAAPDDSSIIAVTSSPMLLLELSKSEGTVKMTGGEYRSETKALIGPTTEDYIGNSNFDIAFIGVNGIGTDGTLSAPNESEAKIKQLVVEHSARTVVVTVAQKFGEQSFRRFGSIEDVDLLVTDERVPEDYRELFEETELIEDVFESGARG, from the coding sequence GTGACGACGCCCGAAGAGCGCCGCCGGTCCATCACAGAGTTAGTCACGAAGCACGGCGGCCTCTCGGTCGAGGAGTTGGCCACCCGCCTCGACGTATCTGAGTCGACCATCAGACGCGATCTCCGTGACCTCGCCGAGCGGAACCTCGTCGAGCGGACGCACGGCGGCGTCGTCCCGATGACGAACGTGGGTATCGAACGGTCGTTCAATCGACGTCTCATCCAGCACCTAGAGCGCAAACAGGCGATCGCCGACCGAGCCGTCGAGGAGATCTCGGAGGGCCACGTCGTCTACTTCGATGCCGGGACGACCACGATGCAGGTCGCCAAGGCCGCTCCGGACGACAGCTCGATCATCGCGGTCACGAGCTCTCCCATGTTGCTGCTCGAACTGTCGAAATCGGAGGGCACGGTGAAGATGACCGGTGGAGAGTACCGCAGCGAGACGAAAGCGCTGATCGGGCCGACGACGGAGGACTACATCGGCAACTCCAACTTCGATATCGCGTTCATCGGCGTCAACGGTATCGGAACCGACGGCACGCTGTCGGCACCGAACGAGTCCGAAGCGAAGATCAAACAGCTCGTCGTGGAGCACTCGGCGCGGACCGTCGTGGTCACCGTCGCACAGAAGTTCGGTGAGCAGAGCTTCCGCCGGTTCGGGTCGATCGAGGACGTCGACCTCCTGGTCACTGACGAGCGCGTGCCCGAAGACTACCGTGAACTGTTCGAGGAGACGGAGCTCATCGAAGACGTATTCGAGTCGGGAGCGCGCGGCTGA
- a CDS encoding CaiB/BaiF CoA transferase family protein, with amino-acid sequence MERALEDVTIADFTQMMQGPWATQKLGDMGADVIKIERLGGEWERDLAAGGQLLDGVSPFFLAMNRNKRSITLDLKSDEGREVALDVAAAADVLVENFRPGVMEKFGLGYDDVTEVNEDIIYVSGSGFGSDGPYAKRPGQDLLLQSMSGLANYTGRKDDPPTPAGTAVVDEHSAMLIALHTMFALFHRERTGEGQHVEANLLNAALDFQCQEMTAALNMGVEFERSEEGIAQAWLGGPYGVYETTDGYVAIAMASMGAIAETLDLPSLAQYDTAEATFEHRDEIKRTLEAYTREQAADELLETLLEADVWAAEVNDFQDVAADPQVEHNEMLVELDHPETGTFTTVGIPVEMSETPGDIRSPPPTPGQHTGEILAELGYDAAERERLASDGVVGGSIE; translated from the coding sequence ATGGAGCGCGCACTCGAAGACGTGACTATCGCGGATTTCACGCAGATGATGCAGGGGCCGTGGGCGACCCAGAAGCTCGGCGACATGGGCGCGGACGTGATCAAGATCGAACGCCTCGGCGGCGAGTGGGAGCGGGACTTGGCGGCCGGGGGCCAGTTGCTCGACGGCGTCAGCCCCTTCTTCTTGGCGATGAACCGCAACAAGCGCAGCATCACGCTCGATCTGAAGTCCGACGAGGGCCGCGAGGTGGCGCTCGATGTCGCCGCGGCGGCCGACGTGCTGGTCGAGAACTTCCGCCCCGGCGTCATGGAGAAGTTCGGCCTCGGTTACGACGACGTGACCGAGGTCAACGAGGATATCATCTACGTCTCGGGGTCGGGATTCGGGAGCGACGGGCCGTACGCCAAACGGCCCGGACAGGACCTCCTCTTGCAGTCGATGAGCGGGCTGGCGAACTACACCGGGCGAAAGGACGACCCGCCGACGCCGGCCGGAACCGCCGTCGTCGACGAGCACTCGGCGATGCTCATCGCTCTGCACACGATGTTCGCGCTGTTCCACAGGGAGCGCACCGGTGAGGGTCAACACGTCGAGGCGAATCTGCTGAACGCCGCTCTCGACTTCCAGTGCCAGGAGATGACGGCAGCCCTGAACATGGGCGTCGAGTTCGAGCGCAGCGAGGAGGGGATCGCCCAGGCGTGGCTCGGCGGTCCCTACGGCGTCTACGAGACGACCGACGGTTACGTCGCTATCGCGATGGCATCGATGGGGGCGATCGCCGAGACGCTCGACCTGCCGTCGCTCGCGCAGTACGACACCGCCGAGGCGACGTTCGAGCACCGCGACGAGATAAAGCGGACACTGGAGGCGTACACCCGCGAGCAGGCGGCCGACGAACTGCTTGAGACCCTCCTCGAAGCCGACGTGTGGGCCGCCGAGGTCAACGACTTCCAGGACGTGGCCGCGGACCCGCAGGTCGAACACAACGAGATGTTGGTGGAACTCGACCACCCCGAGACTGGAACGTTCACCACTGTCGGTATCCCCGTCGAAATGTCGGAGACCCCCGGCGACATCCGGTCGCCGCCGCCGACACCCGGCCAGCACACCGGCGAGATACTCGCCGAACTCGGGTACGACGCCGCCGAGCGGGAGCGGTTAGCGAGCGACGGCGTCGTCGGCGGCAGCATCGAGTGA
- a CDS encoding SDR family NAD(P)-dependent oxidoreductase, with protein sequence MPDYSSDFDGDTVVVTGASSGIGREIASRFADAGATVLNADIEPEPKGAETPTHEAIRERGGTAEFVRTDVSDADDVRAVVERAREHGGVDVMVNNAGLFIGGGLLDISEEEFEKIHQVNAKGVFFGCQAAAQDMIDRGTDGAIVNTASISSFVAQRDQIQYDSTKAAVKMITRGAALELADHDIRVNAVGPGQIATEFIDGWSETAPEAAAKDDLIKPVPAGRAGTPEDVAGAALFLASDDADYVTGEILMVDGGWRII encoded by the coding sequence ATGCCCGACTACAGTTCAGACTTCGACGGAGACACCGTCGTCGTTACCGGAGCGAGTTCCGGAATCGGACGAGAGATCGCCAGTAGATTCGCGGACGCGGGAGCGACGGTCCTCAACGCGGACATCGAACCCGAACCCAAGGGCGCAGAGACGCCGACCCACGAGGCCATCCGTGAGCGAGGCGGTACCGCCGAGTTCGTACGGACGGACGTCTCGGACGCCGACGACGTTCGTGCGGTCGTCGAACGCGCCCGAGAGCACGGCGGCGTCGACGTGATGGTGAACAACGCGGGCCTGTTCATCGGCGGGGGACTGCTAGACATCAGCGAGGAGGAGTTCGAGAAGATACACCAGGTCAACGCCAAAGGAGTGTTCTTCGGGTGTCAGGCCGCCGCACAGGATATGATCGATCGCGGGACCGATGGGGCGATCGTCAATACGGCCTCGATCAGTTCGTTCGTCGCCCAGCGCGACCAGATACAGTACGACTCGACGAAGGCCGCGGTCAAGATGATTACCCGTGGTGCGGCGCTGGAGCTGGCCGATCACGACATCCGGGTAAACGCGGTCGGTCCCGGGCAGATCGCGACCGAGTTCATCGACGGCTGGTCCGAGACGGCTCCGGAAGCGGCCGCGAAGGACGACCTCATCAAGCCGGTTCCCGCCGGACGCGCCGGCACACCGGAGGACGTCGCCGGTGCGGCCCTCTTCCTCGCCAGCGACGACGCCGACTACGTGACCGGCGAGATACTGATGGTCGACGGAGGGTGGCGAATAATCTGA